The following are encoded in a window of Urocitellus parryii isolate mUroPar1 chromosome 7, mUroPar1.hap1, whole genome shotgun sequence genomic DNA:
- the Gga3 gene encoding ADP-ribosylation factor-binding protein GGA3 isoform X4, translated as MAEAEGESLESWLNKATNPSNRQEDWEYIIGFCDQINKELEGPQIAVRLLAHKIQSPQEWEAVQALTVLEACMKNCGRRFHNEVGKFRFLNELIKVVSPKYLGDRVSEKVKTKVIELLYSWTMALPEEAKIKDAYHMLKRQGIVQSDPPIPMDRTLIPSPPPRPKNPVFDDEEKSKLLAKLLKSKNPDDLQEANKLIKSMVKEDEARIQKVTKRLHTLEEVHNSVKLLHEMLLHYSQEHSSEADRELMKELFDRCENKRRTLFKLASETEDNDNSLGDILQASDNLSRVINSYKTIIEGQVINGEVTTSTMPDSEGNSQGTLIDLAELETPNNSSPMLAPAPAPLPSGIPVLPPPPQTSGPSRSRSSSQAEAPTGLSSTSNVLSLLDEELLCLGLTDPAPTAPLKESAGNSQWHMFQNEQSNLDFFCPRPEPAVCSSSDGTLLPSSAPASSTSQAPLPRPFPAPMVPSSVPAPSAASFMFSSGLTPALTPKAEPVAPESHGSALGDSTLHHLDALDQLLEEAKVTSGLVKPASSCFSPGTTASPLLPTSTPAKPLLTFSTGPGSPLFQPPAFQSQGSPMKGPELSLTSVHVPLESIKPSSALPVTAYDKNGFRILFHFAKECPPGRPDVLVVVVSMLNTAPLPVKSIVLQAAVPKSMKVKLQPPSGTELSPFSPIQPPAAITQVMLLANPMKEKVRLRYRLTFALGEQLSTEVGEVDQFPPVEQWGSL; from the exons ATGGCGGAGGCGGAAGGGGAGAGCCTGGAGTCTTGGCTGA ATAAAGCTACCAATCCTTCCAATCGCCAAGAGGACTGGGAATACATAATTGGCTTCTGTGATCAGATCAACAAAGAGCTTGAAGG GCCCCAGATTGCTGTCCGACTACTAGCCCACAAGATCCAGTCTCCCCAGGAATGGGAAGCAGTACAGGCCCTGACG GTATTGGAGGCGTGTATGAAGAACTGTGGGAGGAGATTTCATAACGAAGTGGGAAAGTTCCGGTTTTTAAATGAGTTAATCAAAGTCGTCTCTCCAAAG TACCTGGGGGACAGAGTGTCTGAGAAGGTGAAGACTAAGGTCATTGAGTTGCTTTACAGCTGGACAATGGCCCTGCCAGAAGAAGCAAAAATCAAAGATGCCTACCATATGTTGAAGAGACAAG GCATTGTGCAGTCTGACCCACCAATCCCCATGGACAGGACACTGATCCCTTCTCCACCACCTCGTCCCAAAAACCCTGTTTTTGATGATGAGGAGAAATCTAAG CTTTTAGCCAAACTGCTGAAAAGCAAAAACCCAGATGACCTGCAGGAGGCAAATAAGCTCATCAAGTCCATGGTGAAGGAA GATGAGGCTCGTATCCAAAAGGTGACCAAGCGCCTGCATACACTGGAGGAGGTCCACAACAGCGTGAAGCTGCTCCATGAGATGCTGCTTCACTATAGCCAGGAGCACTCATCAGAGGCAGACCGAGAGCTCATGAAG GAGTTGTTTGATCGGTGTGAGAATAAGAGACGGACATTATTTAAATTAGCCAGCGAGACAGAGGACAATGACAATAGTTTGG GGGACATCCTGCAGGCCAGTGACAACCTCTCCCGGGTCATCAACTCTTATAAAACAATTATTGAAGGGCAGGTCATCAATGGTGAGGTGACCACCTCAACCATGCCTGACTCTGAAG GAAACAGCCAAGGCACTCTCATCGACCTTGCTGAGTTGGAGACACCTAACAATTCATCCCCAATGTTGGCCCCAGCACCTGCCCCACTCCCCTCAGGCATCCCTGtcctccctccaccccctcaGACCTCTGGACCTTCACGCAGTCGCTCATCCAGCCAGGCCGAAGCTCCCACAGGGCTCAGCAGCACAAGCAACGTCCTTTCCTTGCTGGATGAGGAACTGCTTTGCTTGG GCCTTACTGACCCAGCCCCTACTGCTCCCCTCAAAGAATCAGCTGGAAACAGCCAGTGGCACATGTTCCAG AATGAACAGTCCAACCTGGACTTCTTCTGCCCCAGGCCAGAGCCTGCTGTCTGCAGCTCCTCAGATGGGACCCTGcttccatcctcagcccctgcCTCAAGTACCTCCCAAGCTCCACTGCCACGTCCCTTCCCAGCTCCCATGGTCCCTTCCAGTGTACCTGCCCCCAGTGCAGCCTCCTTCATGTTCTCTTCTGGACTCACCCCAGCTCTGACTCCAAAGGCTGAACCTGTGGCCCCAGAAAGCCATGGCTCAGCACTGGGTGACAGCACCCTGCACCACCTGGATGCCCTTGATCAGCTTCTGGAAGAGGCCAAAGT GACCTCAGGCTTAGTGAAACCTGCTTCCTCTTGCTTTTCGCCCGGAACCACCGCCTCCCCACTGCTCCCTACTTCCACCCCAGCCAAGCCTCTTCTGACCTTCTCCACTGGGCCCGGCAGCCCTCTATTCCAGCCACCAGCCTTCCAGTCCCAGGGCAGCCCCATGAAAGGGCCTGAGCTCTCCCTGACCAGTGTCCATGTGCCCCTGGAATCAATCAAGCCTA GCAGTGCCCTTCCTGTGACAGCCTATGATAAAAATGGCTTCCGCATCCTCTTCCACTTTGCCAAGGAGTGTCCACCTGGACGGCCTGatgtgctggtggtggtggtgtccATGCTGAATACAGCTCCCTTGCCTGTCAAGAGCATTGTGTTGCAGGCTGCAGTGCCCAAG tcAATGAAAGTGAAGTTGCAACCACCTTCTGGGACAGAACTCTCTCCATTTAGTCCCATCCAGCCACCTGCAGCCATCACCCAGGTCATGCTGCTAGCCAATCCAATGAAG GAGAAGGTGCGGCTTCGGTATAGGCTGACCTTCGCCCTGGGGGAGCAGCTCAGCACAGAGGTGGGCGAGGTGGACCAGTTCCCTCCTGTGGAGCAGTGGGGGAGCCTATGA
- the Gga3 gene encoding ADP-ribosylation factor-binding protein GGA3 isoform X6 translates to MALPEEAKIKDAYHMLKRQGIVQSDPPIPMDRTLIPSPPPRPKNPVFDDEEKSKLLAKLLKSKNPDDLQEANKLIKSMVKEDEARIQKVTKRLHTLEEVHNSVKLLHEMLLHYSQEHSSEADRELMKELFDRCENKRRTLFKLASETEDNDNSLGDILQASDNLSRVINSYKTIIEGQVINGEVTTSTMPDSEGNSQGTLIDLAELETPNNSSPMLAPAPAPLPSGIPVLPPPPQTSGPSRSRSSSQAEAPTGLSSTSNVLSLLDEELLCLGLTDPAPTAPLKESAGNSQWHMFQNEQSNLDFFCPRPEPAVCSSSDGTLLPSSAPASSTSQAPLPRPFPAPMVPSSVPAPSAASFMFSSGLTPALTPKAEPVAPESHGSALGDSTLHHLDALDQLLEEAKVTSGLVKPASSCFSPGTTASPLLPTSTPAKPLLTFSTGPGSPLFQPPAFQSQGSPMKGPELSLTSVHVPLESIKPSSALPVTAYDKNGFRILFHFAKECPPGRPDVLVVVVSMLNTAPLPVKSIVLQAAVPKSMKVKLQPPSGTELSPFSPIQPPAAITQVMLLANPMKEKVRLRYRLTFALGEQLSTEVGEVDQFPPVEQWGSL, encoded by the exons ATGGCCCTGCCAGAAGAAGCAAAAATCAAAGATGCCTACCATATGTTGAAGAGACAAG GCATTGTGCAGTCTGACCCACCAATCCCCATGGACAGGACACTGATCCCTTCTCCACCACCTCGTCCCAAAAACCCTGTTTTTGATGATGAGGAGAAATCTAAG CTTTTAGCCAAACTGCTGAAAAGCAAAAACCCAGATGACCTGCAGGAGGCAAATAAGCTCATCAAGTCCATGGTGAAGGAA GATGAGGCTCGTATCCAAAAGGTGACCAAGCGCCTGCATACACTGGAGGAGGTCCACAACAGCGTGAAGCTGCTCCATGAGATGCTGCTTCACTATAGCCAGGAGCACTCATCAGAGGCAGACCGAGAGCTCATGAAG GAGTTGTTTGATCGGTGTGAGAATAAGAGACGGACATTATTTAAATTAGCCAGCGAGACAGAGGACAATGACAATAGTTTGG GGGACATCCTGCAGGCCAGTGACAACCTCTCCCGGGTCATCAACTCTTATAAAACAATTATTGAAGGGCAGGTCATCAATGGTGAGGTGACCACCTCAACCATGCCTGACTCTGAAG GAAACAGCCAAGGCACTCTCATCGACCTTGCTGAGTTGGAGACACCTAACAATTCATCCCCAATGTTGGCCCCAGCACCTGCCCCACTCCCCTCAGGCATCCCTGtcctccctccaccccctcaGACCTCTGGACCTTCACGCAGTCGCTCATCCAGCCAGGCCGAAGCTCCCACAGGGCTCAGCAGCACAAGCAACGTCCTTTCCTTGCTGGATGAGGAACTGCTTTGCTTGG GCCTTACTGACCCAGCCCCTACTGCTCCCCTCAAAGAATCAGCTGGAAACAGCCAGTGGCACATGTTCCAG AATGAACAGTCCAACCTGGACTTCTTCTGCCCCAGGCCAGAGCCTGCTGTCTGCAGCTCCTCAGATGGGACCCTGcttccatcctcagcccctgcCTCAAGTACCTCCCAAGCTCCACTGCCACGTCCCTTCCCAGCTCCCATGGTCCCTTCCAGTGTACCTGCCCCCAGTGCAGCCTCCTTCATGTTCTCTTCTGGACTCACCCCAGCTCTGACTCCAAAGGCTGAACCTGTGGCCCCAGAAAGCCATGGCTCAGCACTGGGTGACAGCACCCTGCACCACCTGGATGCCCTTGATCAGCTTCTGGAAGAGGCCAAAGT GACCTCAGGCTTAGTGAAACCTGCTTCCTCTTGCTTTTCGCCCGGAACCACCGCCTCCCCACTGCTCCCTACTTCCACCCCAGCCAAGCCTCTTCTGACCTTCTCCACTGGGCCCGGCAGCCCTCTATTCCAGCCACCAGCCTTCCAGTCCCAGGGCAGCCCCATGAAAGGGCCTGAGCTCTCCCTGACCAGTGTCCATGTGCCCCTGGAATCAATCAAGCCTA GCAGTGCCCTTCCTGTGACAGCCTATGATAAAAATGGCTTCCGCATCCTCTTCCACTTTGCCAAGGAGTGTCCACCTGGACGGCCTGatgtgctggtggtggtggtgtccATGCTGAATACAGCTCCCTTGCCTGTCAAGAGCATTGTGTTGCAGGCTGCAGTGCCCAAG tcAATGAAAGTGAAGTTGCAACCACCTTCTGGGACAGAACTCTCTCCATTTAGTCCCATCCAGCCACCTGCAGCCATCACCCAGGTCATGCTGCTAGCCAATCCAATGAAG GAGAAGGTGCGGCTTCGGTATAGGCTGACCTTCGCCCTGGGGGAGCAGCTCAGCACAGAGGTGGGCGAGGTGGACCAGTTCCCTCCTGTGGAGCAGTGGGGGAGCCTATGA